A genomic segment from Lutzomyia longipalpis isolate SR_M1_2022 chromosome 3, ASM2433408v1 encodes:
- the LOC129792988 gene encoding NADH dehydrogenase [ubiquinone] 1 alpha subcomplex subunit 13 produces the protein MSAAARTQDLPPKQGYAPISFKRIPPKSYFKGITLIAGYFAMTFGGFYLYALNYWDVEREEVEMRSARNAIIPLLRAERDREFLKQLRRNRDEESKLMANVKGWEVGTWYGEPIYKTVSEDTLISPSFKEYYGHTTYAAAAKRAHIKLYN, from the exons ATGTCCGCGGCCGCAAGGACACAAGATTTGCCCCCTAAACAGGGCTACGCCCCAATATCCTTCAAGAGAATCCCCCCAAAGTCATATTTCAAAG GAATAACCCTCATTGCTGGGTACTTCGCAATGACCTTTGGGGGCTTCTACCTCTATGCCCTCAACTACTGGGACGTCGAGAGGGAGGAAGTTGAGATGAGATCTGCCCGGAATGCCATCATTCCCCTACTCAGGGCAGAACGTGATCGGGAATTCCTCAAGCAGCTCCGGAGGAATCGTGATGAGGAGTCCAAGCTGATGGCCAACGTCAAGGGCTGGGAG GTTGGAACGTGGTATGGGGAGCCCATCTACAAGACCGTTTCGGAGGATACTCTGATCTCTCCATCCTTCAAGGAGTACTACGGGCACACCACCTACGCAGCAGCTGCCAAGAGGGCCCACATTAAGTTGTACAATTAA